In a genomic window of Oreochromis aureus strain Israel breed Guangdong linkage group 13, ZZ_aureus, whole genome shotgun sequence:
- the plaua gene encoding plasminogen activator, urokinase a, producing the protein MNFFVLVVILAAVSMDVAFSQRSSIQARQRCLSGDGSEYSGNVDKSSTGRSCLYWNRVKPQWNNVPGLGRHHYCRNPDNSDMPWCFVTKRKRTVREYCDIPRCPASQTPPQLPVDTAQTCGETSEKKMYKIVGGSFTPIESQPWVAAIFHKRYGFLCGGTLISPSWILTAAHCFSDGENTKLTHLSIYLGKSAINETNAGSEQRFAVERLIMHEGYDDTTYNNDIALIKLKGRGRGYAVKSASVRIACLPPFHTELPPGFTCSIAGFGKESAGSFQFSQYLKQAEVKLMSNADCSKKVHYGTRITDNMFCAASPDWSTDACKGDSGGPLVCGASGRMFLFGVVSWGEGCARKNKPGVYTKVTNYNTWIAGKTGLIEYAKGLMYPLK; encoded by the exons ATGAATTTCTTTGTCCTCGTTGTCATCCTTGCAGCGGTCAGCATGGATGTG GCTTTTTCACAAAGATCATCAATACAGGCAAGAC AACGGTGTCTGTCTGGAGATGGGAGTGAATACAGTGGAAATGTTGACAAGTCATCCACCGGTCGCTCATGTCTCTACTGGAACAGGGTTAAACCTCAGTGGAATAATGTACCTGGACTTGGCAGACATCATTACTGCAG GAATCCTGACAATTCCGACATGCCATGGTGCTTTGTCACAAAAAGAAAGAGGACTGTGAGAGAATACTGTGATATTCCCAGAT GTCCAGCATCACAAACACCTCCTCAGCTACCTGTGGATACAG CGCAAACGTGTGGAGAGACATCTGAGAAGAAGATGTATAAAATTGTAGGTGGCTCTTTCACACCTATAGAGTCGCAGCCATGGGTTGCTGCCATTTTTCATAAGCGCTATGGTTTCCTCTGTGGTGGCACTCTCATTTCACCAAGCTGGATTCTCACTGCAGCTCACTGCTTCTCTGATGG tGAGAATACCAAACTCACACATCTGTCCATATACCTGGGAAAGAGTGCCATTAATGAAACAAATGCCGGCAGTGAGCAAAGGTTTGCTGTGGAAAGACTTATCATGCATGAAGGATATGATGATACTACCTACAACAACGACATAG ctcTGATTAAGCTCAAAGGCAGAGGTAGAGGATATGCAGTTAAATCAGCTTCTGTACGCATAGCTTGCCTTCCTCCATTTCACACTGAGCTACCTCCTGGATTTACATGCAGCATCGCAGGATTTGGGAAGGAGAGCGCAG GGTCATTCCAGTTTTCACAGTATCTGAAACAGGCTGAGGTAAAACTGATGTCCAATGCTGACTGTAGCAAAAAAGTGCACTACGGAACACGCATCACTGATAACATGTTCTGTGCTGCGAGCCCCGACTGGAGCACTGATGCCTGCAAG GGAGACTCTGGCGGTCCTTTGGTGTGTGGAGCATCAGGTCGGATGTTTCTGTTCGGCGTGGTGAGCTGGGGTGAGGGCTGTGCCAGGAAAAATAAACCAGGTGTCTACACAAAGGTCACCAATTACAACACGTGGATCGCAGGGAAAACAGGACTCATCGAATACGCAAAAGGACTGATGTATCCCCTGAAATGA
- the LOC116322782 gene encoding inhibitor of nuclear factor kappa-B kinase subunit alpha-like: MERAALKQSQLCGSWEMKERLGMGGFGHVYLYQHLESGEKIAVKLCRLELNSKNKDRWTREIQIMKKLNHVNVVQARDVPAELNSIAINDLPLLAMEYCSKGDLRKVLNKPENCCGLKESEVLALLSDIGSGIQYLHENKVIHRDLKPENIVLQEIDGKHVHKIIDLGYAKDLDQGSLCTSFVGTLQYLAPELFENKPYTVTVDYWSFGTVIFECTCGFRPFLHHMQPVQWTSKVKNKGPNDIMAVEDMNGEVRFSTRLPYPNNLSRPLLEPVESLLQMLLLWDPAMRGGGLDPGTNKPYFYTVLQNILNMKIIHVLDMTSAQLHSVVLGAEDSLHSLQLSLQTQTQSHIPPLSQELLLETGISLDPRRPLAHCLPDGLRGWDTFIVYLFDKSLTKYSGPLTARPLPDSVNFIVRETKTQLPLSALRKVWGEAVSYICGLKEDYNRLFQGQRAAMLSLLRFNTNLTRYKNMLFSQSQQLQAKLSFFKTSIQHDLEQYTKQSKAGISSEKMLKKWHENEEKADEFTKVADVGYLDEEIVALHSEIVELQRSPFARRQGDVMEQLEEKAIELYKQLKAKCKSSDPPHGYSDSSDMVKTILQTVQNQDRVLKDMYTHLSTILVCKQRIMDLFPKLEKALKNITTAETVVMQMQVSRQREFWYLLKIACAQSSSPSPSLTQPSTDSETVHQLLDENQRYLSQLTSLLQDATQEMEHSIMDQDWSWTQYGAMKVKPQKL; this comes from the exons ATGGAGCGGGCTGCACTCAAACAGAGCCAGCTTTGTGGCTCTTGGGAGATGAAGGAAAGACTTGGGATGGGAGGCTTTGGGCACGTCTATCTGTACCAGCACCTT GAGTCAGGAGAGAAGATTGCTGTGAAACTTTGCAGACTGGAGCTGAACTCTAAGAACAAAGACCGCTGGACCAGAGAGATTCAGATCATGAAGAA GCTGAATCATGTGAACGTTGTTCAGGCCAGAGATGTTCCAGCAGAGTTGAACTCCATTGCGATAAATGATCTACCACTGCTAGCCATGGAGTATTGCTCAAAAGGAGACCTACGCAAG GTGCTGAATAAACCAGAAAATTGTTGTGGCCTAAAGGAGAGTGAAGTCCTTGCACTGCTCAGTGATATTG GTTCTGGTATTCAATATCTCCATGAAAATAAGGTCATTCACAGAGACCTAAAGCCAGAGAACATAGTTTTGCAAGAGATTGACGGGAAG CACGTGCATAAAATCATTGATCTTGGTTATGCAAAAGACTTAGATCAGGGCAGTCTCTGTACATCCTTTGTTGGAACTCTCCAATATCTG GCCCCGGAGCTATTTGAGAATAAGCCTTACACTGTAACGGTGGACTACTGGAGCTTTGGAACAGTAATCTTTGAATGCACTTGTGGCTTTCGCCCCTTTCTTCACCACATGCAGCCTGTACAATG GACAAGCAAAGTCAAGAACAAAGGTCCCAATGACATTATGGCAGTAGAAGACATGAATGGAGAAGTCAGATTTTCTACACGTCTTCCATATCCCAACAATCTCAGCAG GCCGCTGCTGGAACCAGTCGAGTCTCTTCTCCAAATGTTGTTATTGTGGGACCCTGCGATGCGTGGTGGAGGCCTGGATCCCGGCACAAACAAGCCGTACTTCTACACGGTTCTGCAGAATATTCTCAACATGAAG ATCATTCATGTGTTGGATATGACCTCAGCCCAGCTGCATTCAGTGGTTTTGGGTGCTGAGGATAGTTTACACTCCCTGCAGCTTAGCCTGCAGACGCAGACTCAGAGTCACATCCCCCCGCTGAGTCAGGAGCTGCTGTTGGAGACGGGAATCTCCCTTGACCCTCGAAGACCGCTCGCGCACTGTCTGCCAGATGGACTG CGTGGCTGGGACACCTTTATAGTCTACCTGTTCGATAAGAGCCTAACCAAGTACTCTGGACCGCTGACTGCCAGACCTTTGCCAGACAGTGTCAACTTTATAG TGAGGGAGACAAAGACACAGCTGCCACTGTCTGCTCTTAGAAAGGTGTGGGGTGAAGCGGTCAGCTACATCTGTGGACTGAAGGAGGACTACAATCGCCTGTTCCAAGGGCAGAGGGCTGCTAT GCTGAGTTTGCTACGCTTCAACACCAACTTAACGCGCTACAAGAACATGCTGTTCTCCCAGTCGCAGCAGCTCCAAGCCAAACTGTCTTTCTTTAAGACGAGCATCCAGCATGACCTTGAGCAGTACACCAAGCAGAGCAAGGCAGGAATCT CTTCGGAAAAAATGCTGAAGAAATGGcatgaaaatgaagagaaagcTGATGAATTTACAAAG gTTGCAGATGTGGGGTATCTGGATGAAGAGATAGTGGCTCTACATTCAGAGATTGTGGAGCTCCAAAGGAGTCCTTTTGCTAGGAGACAAGGGGATGTGATGGAGCAGCT TGAGGAAAAGGCTATTGAACTCTACAAGCAACTTAAGGCTAAATGCAAAA GCTCTGACCCTCCACATGGCTACAGTGACAGCTCAGACATGGTAAAGACCATCCTTCAGACAGTTCAGAACCAGGACAGAGTGCTGAAAGACATGTACACCCACCTGAG CACAATTCTGGTGTGTAAGCAGCGCATCATGGATTTGTTCCCTAAACTGGAGAAGGCgttaaaaaacataacaactGCAGAAACAGTAGTGATGCAGATGCAAGTGTCGAGACAGAGAGAGTTCTGGTACCTTCTCAAGATTGCCTGT GCCCAGAGCAGTTCTCCATCTCCGTCACTTACACAGCCTTCCACTGACAG tgaaACAGTTCATCAGTTACTTGATGAAAATCAACGTTATCTGAGTCAGCTAACGTCTTTGCTGCAGGACGCCACCCAAGAGATGGAGCACAGTATTATG GATCAGGATTGGAGCTGGACTCAGTATGGAGCAATGAAAGTGAAGCCTCAGAAGCTCTAG